From Bacteroides uniformis:
CTTTACGGGCACGTTCTGCTTCCGTCGGAAAATGCTTGATATAGCCGTAATTGTCATCACACCACATCAACGCAATATCTTCGGGCACCTCCAATCCGGCATTGTACACATCAAGTACTTCCTTATAAGGAATAAACACCTGTGGCACCTTTGTCACATCTTTGTTGACATATTGCTGCAATAAACTCCGTTGGTCGGCAAACACACGTTCGAGTACACGCTTCTGTTCTTCCACCGTTCTGGCACCATTCATCGCACCATCATGCACACCTCGCATACCTACCGTATATAAAATCTCCTGCCCGTCAACCTCTTTCACACGTTCTTCCCAGAAGTTACGGACTGAAGTACTGTTGTTCACATAATCATACTCCCCTTTTCCTCGGCGGCTCCATTCACCGGCGGTGCTCGAAGCCATCGGTTCACAGTGTGACCCTCCGATGTAAATGCCGAATTTCTTTGCTACCTCACGATTGCCTTTTGTCAGGAAGAAAGGTTGCGTGCATTCGTGCATTGCCGGCCAATAAGTGTTGGCACGCAAGCGGAGCAGCAATTCAAAAATACGTTCGTTGGTTTTAGGACCGATGCGTCCCGGCTTGTACCAAGGCTCGTAATGCAAACTGCTCCACGGCATCAGCCCCCAGTCCTCATCGTTGATAAAGATACCCCTATACTCCACGGACGGAGCCTGTACATTCCGATAACCGGAAGGCAACTCAAAAGATTTTCGTTTCATAGGAGTGGCATCCGCCCACCACTTCCAAGGAGACACGCCTATCAATCGCGAAAGTTCCATGATGCCGTATGCAGTACCATGACTGTCACTTCCGGCAATCAATAACCGCCCGTCAGGTAACACAGTCAGCAAAAAGGCTTCTCTCATACCTTTCAATCCAGAAAGATCGGCTTTAGATTGCTCAACCGCATTGTTTACTTCCAAAGTTCCAACAAGGATATTACCACGCGTTTCTTCGCAATGTAAAGAATCGGAGAAAACAGCCCGATAATCCCGTTGAAGCAATTCCAAGGCTGTATGCACCACCGGAGCTTCCGATTTGTCACAGTTCACTGTAACCGTCATACCTGAATGCACACGGAACTGTCCCCATGCCGTCTGTACGACAAGGAAGAGTAAAATTGTTAGGAATCCTATTTTCATATTATTTATCTTTTAGTTTTAATTATTACTGAAGCCGGAGAAAGTCCTTTTGACGCCACCTTCAGTTTGACTTTACCGTTTTGTTTCGTACTTCTGATTACAGCGATGGCACGACCTTTCCAGACCTTACGTATGGGAGCCGTATATGATTTTTCGTCTTTCAAATCCGCACTGCCCGTAGCCTCCAGCATACCGGTTCCACGAACGGAAAATTCCACTTCATTAGCAGCATCAGGTACTACGTTTCCATTTTTGTCCACGACCTCAATGATAACAAAAGCCAAATCTTGTCCGTCAGCCTTTATGGTTTGATCTTGAGTGGTAAGGCGTAGAGAAACAGGAGTTCCGGAAGTCTTTAACACTACGGTTTCCTGCTCTATACCGTTCTCATCCACACCTACCGCGCGCAGTGTACCTGCCTGATAGGGCAATGTAAAGACAGCCTTGAACTGTTGTACATAGCCTGCCGGGCGTTCGTCCACAAGTGAATCGTTCAAGAAAAGCCGCACACGGGGATAGCGGGAGCAGACCTCTACTTCTATCGGTTTTCCTTCATGCCCGCTCCAAGTCCAGCTTTCGCTGGTAGGCCATACACCCCAATCAGTTACTTTTATTTCTCCCCGGTAACCATTGGGTTCACGTACGGCCATATAGAGTTTCTTATCGGGGTTGTAGAGCATGTCACGATAATGGGATATGGGTTTTCGCAGCCCGGTCAGGTCGATGTCACCACAATAGGCACCATGCCAAGGATAGAGCTGCCCGGTATGGAAACCGTCTTTCTCCCTACCTTTGTAATAGGCACGCCCGATGCTCGATTCTCCCAGATAATCCAATGCCGTCCATACAAAGTCGCCGATGATATAGGGATGCTTGTTTACCAAATCCCAATTGCGGAAAGCATCGCGTGGATAGGATTCCGTCTGCATGATGATGCGGGAGGGGACACGTTCGTGGTCAGATTCTGCACGATGCAACTGGTAATTATAGCCTACAATGTCATGTACGGCTGCCAACGGGTCGAATATCTCCCAGTCTTTGTCCCAAGTAGTTAGTGCAGAAGTGACCGGACGTGAAGGATCCAACCGATGTACGTGTTCGGCAAGTCTCTTTGCCGTAGTGATTACTTCCAGTTTCTTGCGCTCTATCACCTCATTGCCGATGCTCCAGCAGAATACGGAGGGGTGGTTGCGGTCGCGAAGCACCATCGCTTCAATATCACGTTTCCACCACTTGTCAAAAAGCACGGAATAGTCATGTTTGTTCTTGGCATCACGCCATCCGTCAAAAGCCTCGTCGATAACGAGCAATCCTTGACGATCGCATTCATGCAGAAAGGCTTCCGAAGGCACATTGTGCGAGGTACGCACGGCATTGAAGCCAGCTTCTTTCAACAATCGCACCTTGCGTGCTTCGGCTGCATCGAAAGAACACGCACCTAATATGCCGTTGTCGTGATGCACGCATCCGCCATTCAGAAGTATAGGTTTACCATTCACAAACAAGCCTTTTTGACTGTCGAAAGTTATGTTTCGGAATCCGGTCATATTCGTTACCTCATCTACCACTTTGCCTCCAACAATCAGTTGCGTACATACCTTATAAAGATTTGGGGTATCCGGCGACCATAGTTTCGGATGACTTACAGAGAGCGATTGCTTCGTGTGTCCGCTTGCGGATGTTACTAGCACTCTGCCAGCCTCATCATAAATCGTATGCTTGATTTCCGGTTTTGTCCCGGTCCGGGCATTGTCTATATAGCGCATGGCAATGTCCAGATTCCAATCATCGCTGCCTTCTTTTTGAGTCGGGCGAATATAAACGCTCCAGTCATCAATGTATATCGCCTCTGTAGTCAGCAGCCACACGTGGCGATAGATGCCTGAACCACTATACCAACGACAGTTCTTCTGTTGGGAGTTATCCACACGTACGGCTACAATGTTCTCCTGCCCGAAATGCAGGTAAGGAGTAATGTCACAGAAATAGGATGAATAACCGTATGGATGCCCTCCAGCACGCTCTCCATTGACAAATACTTCCGAATTCATATAAACACCCTCAAAATAGAGGCGCAGTTCCTTACCCTCCATCACCTTATCTACGTGGAACTTCTTTCGGTACCATCCAATACCCGTAGGCAGATAGCCACCATCGTTTCCGGCAGGAACCTCCGCATCAAAATCGGCTTCAACACTCCAGTCATGAGGCAGATCCAAGCTTCGCCAACCGACATCGTTATATGCAAGTGAAGGGGCATCGGGTGTATCGCCGAGTTTAAAACGCCAATTGTCATCAAACAACTGTTTCCGCTCTGGCATAGCAGCCTCTACAAACAGAGGATAGCTGAACATTACAAACAGCCAGGTGAAGAAAGATATAGATATAAACTTTTTCATGAGAATTACTTATGATTTATACAATAGGTATTGAATGAATGGGGCTTTACCACTGTATTGAGGAACTTTTTTCCAAAGCCTATGGAGATGGATTGTTCCGCGTCACCAAAGTTACCGATGACCGTCACATAATCCTCTGCCGGAGTTTGCCATACCACAGTGTACAGCTTTTTCTCTTTCTGCGGATAGTAGTTTATCATCCGACTGCCCGGTATTACATAATGCGTAAAGTGCTTTACCGCATAATACTCCGCCGTATAGCGGAACTTGCGTGTTTTAGAGTCCACCTGAATCAAAGCATTTTGTTTCCATCCCCAGGGGCTGGTTCCATTGTCGGGCAGAAGGAAGTTCCAGTTGAACCATTCGTCGCATCCGTTGCCGGCATTGTCGCTGATCAGGAAAAAGGTGTGCTCGCCCGCTTTCCAGTCCATGCTGCCGTTGCCGCATTCGCTCTCCGAGCAGATGTAATGGTAATCGGGATA
This genomic window contains:
- a CDS encoding sugar-binding domain-containing protein, whose translation is MKKFISISFFTWLFVMFSYPLFVEAAMPERKQLFDDNWRFKLGDTPDAPSLAYNDVGWRSLDLPHDWSVEADFDAEVPAGNDGGYLPTGIGWYRKKFHVDKVMEGKELRLYFEGVYMNSEVFVNGERAGGHPYGYSSYFCDITPYLHFGQENIVAVRVDNSQQKNCRWYSGSGIYRHVWLLTTEAIYIDDWSVYIRPTQKEGSDDWNLDIAMRYIDNARTGTKPEIKHTIYDEAGRVLVTSASGHTKQSLSVSHPKLWSPDTPNLYKVCTQLIVGGKVVDEVTNMTGFRNITFDSQKGLFVNGKPILLNGGCVHHDNGILGACSFDAAEARKVRLLKEAGFNAVRTSHNVPSEAFLHECDRQGLLVIDEAFDGWRDAKNKHDYSVLFDKWWKRDIEAMVLRDRNHPSVFCWSIGNEVIERKKLEVITTAKRLAEHVHRLDPSRPVTSALTTWDKDWEIFDPLAAVHDIVGYNYQLHRAESDHERVPSRIIMQTESYPRDAFRNWDLVNKHPYIIGDFVWTALDYLGESSIGRAYYKGREKDGFHTGQLYPWHGAYCGDIDLTGLRKPISHYRDMLYNPDKKLYMAVREPNGYRGEIKVTDWGVWPTSESWTWSGHEGKPIEVEVCSRYPRVRLFLNDSLVDERPAGYVQQFKAVFTLPYQAGTLRAVGVDENGIEQETVVLKTSGTPVSLRLTTQDQTIKADGQDLAFVIIEVVDKNGNVVPDAANEVEFSVRGTGMLEATGSADLKDEKSYTAPIRKVWKGRAIAVIRSTKQNGKVKLKVASKGLSPASVIIKTKR